The genomic DNA TATCATCGTTGCAGGCTGGACGCTGCATTATGCGGTGACGGCTTTTAGCGGGAATTTGTTCAGCGATACGGATTTTGCGGGGCAGTTCTCCCATTTTGTATCCGGCTATATGCCGATCTTCTGGCAATTCGTTGCCCTGCTGATCACAGGCGGCGTGGTCATTCTCGGGATTTCCGGCGGCATCGAGAAATTCAATAAAATTCTGATCCCGAGTCTTGTCGTTCTGTTGATCGTCCTGATGATTCGGGCCGTGACCCTTCCGGGGGCGGAGGCCGGGGTATCCTTCTTCCTTAAGCCGGATTTCTCCCAATTGACCGCCGAGTCGGCGTTGGTCGCGCTGGGACATGCATTCTTCTCCCTGTCGCTCGGGATGGGTATTTTGTTGACGTATGGTTCCTATGTGCGGAAGGAGCAGTCCCTTGGCTCAGCGACGCTGGCCATTGGCGCGGGCGATTTGATCTACGCATTTATTGCAGGGCTGATCATTTTCCCGACGACCTTCTCGTTTGGCATCGCTCCGGATCAGGGGCCGTCGCTTGTATTTATCGCGCTGCCGGCTGCGTTCTCGGCTATGCCGTGGGGAGCATTCTTCGGGGGACTATTCTTCATCCTGCTGGCCATCGCTGCCTTGACGTCGGCGGTATCCCTGCTGGAGGTTCCTGTATCCTATACGATGGAGCGCTTCGGCTGGAGCCGCAAACGGTCCGTCTGGATTCTCATCCTGCTGCTCTTCCTGCTGGGGGTGCCTTCCTCGTTATCCCTTGGCATGGTTCCAGAGCTTACGTTTGGCGGAAAAGCCTTCTTTGACTGGGTGGACTTCATCACGTCCAACATCATGCTGCCGGTCGGCGGGCTGGCGATTACGATCTTCGCAGGGTACTTCTGGAAAGGAGCCGCGGAAGCTTCCGGCCTGCGTGCTGGCTGGTTCCGGGTGTGGCTGTTCATGCTGCGTTACATCGCGCCGATTCTTGTATTCCTGGTGCTGCTGCATACTTCGGGTATTATCCAATTTAAATAAAAAAGAGGCTCTCCCTGCAAACCATGCGTTTATGGTTTCGGGAGAGCTTTTTTTGTGACAAGAACGAGGTTTCACAAAGGTTAGAGAGCGTTCAGGTTTGAATCCTTCTGGCGGCCGGACCGGCTCGCGACAGCTCGGGCAGGTGCCCTCAGCTCGGCGGCCTGTCCGTGTTTCTTCTGTATTTTGCGCTGAACCAGATTGTTGCGCACGATGGCAAAAATGACGAGCAGCGTGCCAAAGATTTCAAACATCGAGACCTGGTAGCCTTGGAAAGCCATAATGACCAAGGTGGTAATTGGAACAAAGTTGATATACAGAATCCCATTCAGCGGCGTCAGCATTTTCAGTCCTGCGTTCCAGCTTAAGAGGGCCGCGATGCCCGGCAGAAGAATCATAAAGGACATTTCCCATTTGACGGCCTCCAGTGTCTGCAAAGAAGGTGCGGGCAGCAGGCCAAGCAGTGTAGCCAGGAATACGATAACCAGCGACGCCATGCTGCCTAAGATACAGGTTAAGGTCGAATACCGCAGAACGGACCAGTCCTTGAACCGGCTTCCTCCCATCGAATACAGTACCCAGCCCGTAACCCCGAGCAGAATAAGCAGCAGCGGGAACAGTGATTTGCCAGCTTCCGCAAAGAAGGCAAGCTTGCCGTTGGTAATAACGAGCACGGCGCCTGCCAAACATAGGAGCATACTGACGATGGTATACCCGGGCGGCTTCTCCTTCGCGGTAATCCAGACGAACAGGACCGAAATCATCGGCATGAGCACTTCGATTAATGAGGCGGTGATCGTGCCCGAATCCCCCATGAGATGCTGCCCCGTGAACACGAGCATATTATAGACGACAAAAGCCATTATGCCGTAAAAAAGAAGAGCTTTTCCTTTTCCCTCCAGGCGAAAGGCTGCTTTCCCTTCCTTCATCCATAAGAGGGCTGACAGAATAACGGCAACGACGCCATAACGGATAAAAGAGAAATAGAACGGATCAATTTTCTGCAAAGCGACATGCGCGACGGGGAACATCGCTCCCCAGGACATACTTGCGATAAGACATAGGGCCGATCCCATGATGACTTGCTTCTTATTCATTTCATCGTTCTCCTTAACAATTTCCGGACGAATATTTCATATCAAATGATAAATTAATCACAGACAGCAGTAAAATGATTGTAAATCAATTTATCCATCAATTATAATGATATCAGGACGGAATAAGTACGGAAGCGTCAGATGGAGGAGAACGGAAATGGACTTGAATGACTTGCGGATATTCCAGTGTGTAGCCATGCATGGCAGCATCAGCAAGGCCGCGCAGGAGCTGAGCTATGTGCAGTCCAATGTCACGGCCAGAATCAAGCTGCTGGAGCGCGAGCTGCATACTGAACTATTTTACCGTCATAGGCGAGGCATGATTCTCAATACGGAAGGGAAGCGGTTGTTAGAGTACGCGAACGATATTCTGGCCAGGTTCGATGAGATGAGGAAGGTATTTCAGGGCTCGGCCACGCCGTCCGGCATCCTGGAGATCGGCATCGTGGAGACCGTCATCGCGCTGCCGGAGCTGTTATCCTCTTACCTGCAGCATTATCCCAACGTCGACCTGTCCCTGAAGGCAGGCGTCACCGAGCAGCTGCTGCAGGAAGTGATCGACTTCAAGCTGGACGGCGCGTTTGTGACGGGGCCTATCCAGCATCCGCTGATTGAGCAGTACGAGGTGTTCCAGGAGGAGCTGGTGATTGTCTCCAAGGGAGCGGAGTTTTCACTCGACGAAATTACCGCCAAACCACTCCTGCTATACAATAAAGGCTGCAGTTATCGCGAGAGATTGGAGAGCTGGCTTAGGGAAGAGGGCATCGTTCCAAAGAAAATCATGGAGTTCGGCACGTTCGATACGATTATCGGCAGCGTGGCCGCTGGCATCGGGCTGACGATCGTGCCGCAATCCACTGTCGGATACGTGGCCGCACAGGGAACACTCCACTGCCATCGGGTGCCGGACCCCTACCGGGAGGTTACTACGGTGTTTATCCGCCGGAAGGACTCCCATATTACGAGCTCGATCCAGGCCTTTATCGATGAAATTATTAAGGTGGGAAGCACGCTGCCGACGGCTTTATAGCCATGGACTCGGCAGCGTTTTTTTGCAAATAAACACATGGAATTTGCTACTTTTAGCGCATTTGTGAACTTTAATTAGGTAAAGTCAGTAATTATGCATTATAATTTAGTAATTATACATTCGGCGCTTGCTGATATGAAAATAAAGGATGGTGTATATATGATTGTAGGGGTGCCTAAAGAGATCAAGAACAATGAGCATCGCGTCGGCATGACGCCTGCTTCGGTATTGTCCTATGTTCAGGCTGGGCATGAGGTATGGGTCGAGAGCGGAGCCGGACTTGGCGTCGGGTTCGCGGATGAGGATTATCAGGCAGCAGGTGCCAAAATTGTGCCCACAGCCGCCGACGCTTGGTCGGCAGAGATGGTCGTCAAAGTGAAGGAGCCGGTAGCCGAGGAGTTCCAGTACCTCCGCGAGGGCCTCATTTTGTTCGCTTACCTCCATCTGGCTCCTGAGCCTTCGTTAACCAAGGAGCTTACCAACCGCGGTGTTACCGCTATTGCATACGAGACCATTCAGCTGGATACGGGCGCATTGCCGCTCCTGTCGCCGATGAGTGAGGTTGCGGGGCGGATGGCGATACAGATCGGCTCTCACTTCCTGGAGAAATCCAATGGCGGCAAAGGTGTTCTGCTCAGCGGTGTGCCTGGCGTGGAACCCGGCAAGGTAACGATTATCGGCGGGGGAATGGTCGGCGTTAACGCGGCCAAGGTTGCTCTTGGCCTCGGTGCGGACGTTCGCATTATCGATTTGAATCTCGACCGGCTGCGCCAGTTGGATGATCAGTTCCAGGGCCGGGTCAAGACGCTTGTCTCCAACCCGTTCAGCATTGCCGACAGCGTCAAGCAGGCCGACCTTCTGATCGGAGCCGTTCTGATTCCGGGAGCGCGTACGCCAAGGCTCGTTAGCGAAGAGATGGTGAAGACGATGTCTCCGGGCTCTGTCATTGTCGATGTGGCCGTGGATCAGGGCGGTTCCATTGAGACGATCGACCGGATTACGACCCATGATCAGCCGACCTACGTCAAGCATGGGGTCATCCATTATGCCGTAGCGAACATGCCCGGGGCGGTAGCGCGCACCTCGACATTGGCATTGACGAACGTGACTACGCCGTACGGTCTGCAAATTGCCAATAAAGGTTATGCCAAGGCAGCGTTGGACAACCCTGCATTGGCGAAGGGCATTAACGTCCTAAGCGGCCACGTGACCTACAAAGCTGTAGCCGACGCGCAGAATCTGTCTTATACAGACGTATATAGCCTGCTGAATCCGTAGGCCGCACAACTTAAGATTTATGTAAGATATGCGTAAGGAAAATGAGAACACCCCTCTTTATGATGGTTCATAAGAGGGGTGTTTGCTGTATATGCGGCAAGCGGCAGCCTCAATAAATGCGGAAAAGTGATGGGGGAGGAACTTATACCATGAAGAAGCATTTGGTCATGAAGTGGATTTTTTATATTTGCATCGTTTCATTTCTCGTAAACGGCATGATTTATTTGGCCACAAAATCAGGTGATTCGCTAATCAGCTTGCTGTCTGCGACGGGTCTCGGCCTGGTTATGGGGATCGGCGCCCTGCTGACCCGCAAATCGAATTAGAGGGATTCCCGGTTCTAGCTGCGTCTTTGGATATATTCCTCAGGCGTAATGCCGATGATCGCCTTGAAGCCCCGAATGAAATGCGATTGGTCAAAATAACCCAGCTCGGCAGCAAGCTCCGGGAGCGGCGAGGCATAGCCGTAATCGAGCAGCTCGGCGGCATTCTGCAGACGGTACAACTGAATGACCCATTTCGGATGTACGCCCACGTATTGGTTGAACAGCCGCTGCAGCGTGCGGATGCTCATTTGCGCATACTCGGAAAGCTGCTTCACTGCTGTAAGCTCGCGGTGGCGGTGAATGTGATCAATCAGATCGTTAAGCAGTGTAACATAAGGATCCTGCTGCGGTAGACGTTCCAGCAATAAAGCGTCCATGACGCCAATCATGTCAGCGGTGCCTGAAAGCTGCAGGAGGCTGTCCTCCAATTGCTGCGGGGCCACTCCGAGAATATCCAGTGTGCTGGTGCCTTGTCCGGTTAGCTTGGACACAGGGCTTTTCATAAAGGGATAGAAACCGCCCGGTTTGAATTTAACCCCGAACACCTTGCCCTTCCCTTCGAGCAGATGGGAGTATTTTACCGTAGAGATGCCGAAAATCGCTGTCTTCTGCTGCTCTACCACCATATTGACGCATGGATTGGGGAGCACGTCCTGCTGGTAGGAGGGTTGTCCGCTCAAATCCCATTCAACGATCCAGTAATGCTTCACGAAGAAGCGGAGCGCTTCTGCCGGGGCATGGCGAGTCAGCTGAAACTTTTTCTCCCCTTCTGGCAGATTTAGTACCCCCATGCTTGGTCTTGACGGTATGGAAGCCTGCCGCATCGTATCACTCCTGACATTTTGGGGTGCTGTGTCGCGTTTTTACAATACCTGGTTGTATACCATGATTATAATAACGTTAGCCATGGCGCTACAAGCTAAAAAGGAGTGATTTACATTGGAATTGAAATATGAGTTCTATATTAACGCCGAGCCGGGGAAAGTGTGGGATGCGCTGATTCAGCCGGAAGGAACCAAGGCGGCCTTTTTCGGCTGCACTCTGCGTTCTACCTTCGAAGAGGGGGCTGCCTTTGCTTACGTAGGCCCTGGAGCTGAGGGGGATGAGACCGTCCATCTATACGGAGAGGTGCTAGCCTTCGAACCGCATAAAGTATTCAGCGGCATAGAGCATCCCGGCCCCGCCTACTTCGATAACCATGCTGAACTGGAATCGCGGTTTACCTTTACGCTCGAAGCTGTGGGCCAATGCACGAAGCTGACTTTGGTCAATGACCGCTTTACCCCGAACCATCCTAGCCTGCAGAAGGCGGAACAGAGCTGGTGGATGATTCTCAGCGGCATTAAGACCTATGTGGAAACAGGAAGCACGCTTGATTTTGGCTGGTAGGTTTGGACTGGAGCGGCAGAACGTTAATGAACTAAGGGCGTCCCTTGAGGGGCGCCCTTAGTTTTTTGATTTCAATTTCCATTCATCTACGTCTCTAGCATCAATATGGAGTATGCTGCAAATCAGCAAAGCCAACGTTACGGAGGGAATACCTACGCCATATTCAATATTTTGATAATTCCGCAGCGTACAGCTCATGCTTTCATTGATTTTATGCACCAATGATTCTTGAGTATAACCGGCTGCTTCTCTAGCATCTCTAAGTTTCAATTCAGTGGCTCCTTAATTAGTATCGCTTTGTAAAATTTATGATACCTAAGAAAGGAAAAATATATCACGTAATTTAAAACGCGTATTATAATTGACGTAATATATTACACGAATTAAAATTCGTATAAACAATTGACCTTTGTAAAATTTATACTTATTATTACATTTAAGATGTTAAATTTCCTTAATTTTGTATTTTTATGATTTGATAGGTGGGTTTGATATGAAAGATGCAACCACAATTCAAATTGAATTGGATAATTTTCTGAAAAGAAACGGTTATACGTTACAGTATTTTTCTGAACAATCGGGAATCAATGTTGGTACACTAAGCCGTATTGTAAACGGTAACCGCCCGATTTCTATGGAACAATTGGATCGCTTAACATCAGGTATGGGTCTTGAAGAAGGTACCCTATATGATCTGTTTGTTGATGAATTCTTTGTACACCATTCACTGAACTGGCGACGGTTGCGGCCATTTTTACTTCGCTGTGCAGAGCTAAAAAAGCATGGCTGTATTCAAAAAATATTATCCCATTTATTGGAGGACTTAAAGCAAATACCTAATATATTTATTACAGCGGAAATCATGTATGAGAATGGCTGGAAAGAGGCCGCTGCGATTCTTTACTCCTGTGTCGTTGAGACTGAAAAATATCAGCATGCAGAGCGATTGGCAATTAGTCAGTATAGGTTGTTTCAATTGTCACTAGGATCAGATACAACAATAAATCTTCGAGCAGCTATACAGTTCGAGCCGTATAAAAATAGACTTCCAGAGAATTTTAAGCTTGATGCAATATTACAATTGGCTAATATATACTATACGGTTCAGGATTGGAGGAAAATGGAGGACCTTGGAGACGAACTCCGTTTACTTGCTTATTCTGTGTATTCTAGAAGGCAATTTAAAGAAGAAGAATCATCGTTTAAATCTGAACGGCATTTAGTTGTTTACTATGGTCAGGGTTATTTAATTAAAAGCGCAGCTTTGGAACACCAGGGCCGTTACGAAGAAGCAAAAGAATTTATTGATGGTTATGCTGACCTTAGCTGGTTTGAGGGGTTAGATGACGAGGGGTTATACGAAGTTGAAAAGTTTAAATTGTTCGCTGAGGCTAATTTACATAATATAAACTTACTAATGGGCAACTTTGAGGGTTTGCCTGCTTATGTTACTTTCTTAATGAGGTACCCCAATGAAGCTTTGCCAAGCTCGGTTATTGTTTTAATGGCCGCCAATAAGCATGGTGTTCGAATCGATGATATACTAGTCCAACTAATTGGATTGATAGATGGATGTAAGAATAGTTACTACCATGAAGCAAATTACACTAACCGCTATATAAACTTTTATTTTCAGCTTGCCCTTTATCAGTTAAATAGCGGAAAGAGTGAGGGGCTTGACAATATTCTACGTAGTTTAGAAATGTCTCTTAATATAAATAATAGAGGTCATACATTAGCATGTATTACGGAATTGTTGAAAGAATGGTTATTACAAAAGAACGATGAAAAGTTAAGTAGTTTAGAAGGCAATTCCTAGAAAGAATAGGGTTGCCTTCTTTGTTGTTTGTATCTTTTTCCGCTAGTAAATGCTAAAACGATAAACTATGTGTTGATGATCAATATGTAAAATACGACATAACATTCTAGAATATTACAGTAGGAGGTGTGGATTATGGCGCAACCTGTAATAATTCTTAAAAAAAGAATTGAAGAGGCAAGGCAAAAATTGCATCGATTAGAATTTCTGTACGGAGGATTGCAGCATCCTAAGGTACTAGAGCAATCCATACTATTAGATGAACTTATTAATAAATATAACAGGATAACATACCGAGATAGTGTGAAGCCGAGTAATTGTGAACAAGATATACAGGTCGTTCCGTGATAGCGAACAAATTTGCACAAAATGTTGGGATGGCATATACTTTGAATGTTCTGAAATGGGAATATACGGAAGAAGAAATAGGGAGTGTCGATATCCTTGAAGCAGGGTCTTGAAGAATTGCCAGTGCCGCCCTATCGGCCTGTATCGATGTTGCTGAGGCGCGCAGGGGCAACCCTAATCGATTATATACTGTTCGCCGCACTGGTTCGTTCGGCGATGAATATAGATCAGCTGTTCATGATGCAGGATACGCATATGTTATTCGTTCTACTTGGGGTTATTTTGCTGATATTGTCTTACTATGTGCTGCTCGAAGGCTTGACGGGTTGTACGATCGGCAAGCGTGTTATGCGCATCCGCGTGGTCAACCGCTATGGAGAGGCACCAGGGTTATACAAGGCGCTCATTCGCAGCGTACTCCGCGTGATCGACTGCAATCCGCTGTTGCTTGGAGGTCTTCCGGCAGCTCTGGGCATAGTCATGACGGCTCGGGGACAGCGGCTCGGGGATACGGCTGCACACACCTTTGTGGTGAAGGCGTGCGATTCACCTCCTTGTACGATGCACCGCGGGAAGGAGGTTATCGCCATAACCTTTGCGGCTGCCCCCATTGTACTGGCAGCCATACTCCCGATGATCGTGCGGGTCAATCCGTTTCCGGAGGGGAGAGCGTCTAAGGAAGCGTATACCGATGAGAAAATACATATCAGCCATAACGGCATGTTCAAAATTACGACGAGCCCGGATTGGCTGTTTGATCCCAATCTGGACAATGAGGCGGATATCTCGATTTCCAATCGGTTCTCGAATAAATATTTAGCCGTTTTCTCCGAATCTAAGAAGCGTTTCAAGGATGGCTGCACGCTGGAGCAATATCAGGAATACGCCGAGCAGAGCTTCGCCGCAGGCCTTGCCCATTCGCCAATTTATAAGCCGCGGGCTACTGTAATTAACGGATATCCGGCTTATCAGTTTGCCGTTGAACAGGAAGTAAACGGGGTGAAGGTCGCATATATTGTGACCACAATCGAGACGAAGCTGTATTATCATTGGATTACTGTATGGACGGATGCCGCTAAATATAAGGAATATCAGCAGGAGCTGCATTCCGTAATTCGTACTTTTAACAATTTCACGACTTAAGCAGCTCGCCCAAAGCTTCATAGTTCCATCGTTCAACCTGAGGTTGGACGAACGGAGCTATTTTTTTGGTTTTTCGTAAGCTTGACTTGACTTTTCGAATCTACACTTTTAGATAATTGTGTATAGTAAATACTACAACGCTATGACGAAGGATGTGTAGTCTTGTCAAAGTTTTTGCGGTTTAATACCCTGCGCAATCAAATTTTACTCGGCTTCATGCTGGTTATGATCATCGTGCTGGCTTCTGTCGGCTTTTTTACGTTTGGCCAAGTCTCCGTCCTGCTGAGCAACAATGCGGAGAAGCATATTCAGCAAACCGCGGTTCAAGCCACGGGCAAACTGGATGCCCTCCTGCAGCAAATCAATACGCTGACCGCCCAAGTGGCGATGAGCGCCACGACGCAGCGGCTTCTCTCCGAAGAGATGGCAGGGATGCCGATCAGCTTCACAGACCGCCAGCTGCTCCAGCAGGAGGTGCGCCAATATGAGGCTTATGCGACAGGCATACGCTCGCTTGAGTTGTACACGGCCGATTACCGAAGACTGCTGCCGCTTGATGATTTCAGATTGACTGAACGGGTGTCCAGCGAGTGGATTGACCGGGTCGATGAGCAAATGGGTCGGCTGGTGTGGTTCGGCCTCGATCCCCAGAATCCAGACGGAGTCATCGCCATCCGCAGTATCCGGTTGATCGACCAGTCGTTCTCGCATGCCGGGTATTTAATGGTTCATATTGAGAAAAGCTATTTTGAGCTAGCCGAGGCGACGGAGCGCGAAATGCGCGAATCGATGGGGCTGTTCGACCAATCCGGGAAAACGATATTTTCTGATTTTCCCCAAGAGGTGGATTCGAGGATGCTGCTCAGCCATGTCGGGGAGAGCATTACCATTGACGGCAAATCCTATATCGCCATTCAGAAGCAGTCCGAAGCCACGGGCTGGACGCTCGCGATTCTGACTCCTATGGGTTACGTCACCGAGGGGATATCGGTGCTTCGCACTACGATTCTTGTATCGGGCGTAGTTGGCGGCTTGCTCTTTCTGATTTTTACCCTTATTCTATCCACGATGATCACGCGTCCTATCCTGAATCTGATCAAGGCGATGCGCGGCGCCCGCTTCGGGACGCTGAAGACTAGCCCGATTACGTCTACGACAATGGAAATTCATGAGCTCAACAACTCTTACAATCAAATGGTTGTCGATCTGAACGAGCTGATTGAAGTCGTCTATGAGAAGGAAATTCTCCAGAGCCGGACGGAGCTGAAGGCGCTTCAGGCACAGATTAATCCGCATTTTCTGTTTAACACCCTTGAGGCGTTCTACTGGGAGCTGGAGGATAAAGGGGAAGAGGAACTCGCCCAGATCGTTGTGGCGATGTCCGGATTGTTCCGTTACGTCATTACTAAAATGGATGAGGATGAATGGGTAACGCTTGGCGATGAGCTGGATCATGCGGAAAGATATTTGAAAATCATGGCCATGCGCATGATGGACAGACTGTCTTGGCGGATTGAAGCGGACGAGGACTGCCGCCGGGTACCCGTACCAAAGCTGCTGATTCAGCCGCTCGTCGAAAACGCCATATTACACGGCGTAGAGCAGCGGGTTGGATCAGGCACGGTCATTTTGCGGGTAGAGCAAGCCAGCCGCCCCGGATTTACCCGGGTGACCGTGCAGGACGATGGCCCTGGAATGGATCAGGAGAAGCTTCGTTCCTTGTATGCCGTCATGCGAAAAGGACATGTGAGCGCTACAAAAGGACATGGCATCGGCATGGTTAACGTCGAGCGAAGGCTGCGGCTCAGCTTTGACTCCAGCACCGATGGGCTCGAAATTAAGAGCGAGAAGGGACAGGGGACAACGGTGTCCTTTGAAATACCGAATGAATATGGGAGTGACATGAGTCATGAAGACGATACTTATCGTGGATGATGAACCAAGGACACGGGAAGGGATCCGCAAAACATTGGAGGCCTGGTCCTCCGGCCGACACCGGATCGAGATTGCATCCAGCGGCGTGGCGGCTTTGGAGTGGCTGCAGGAGCACGAGGCCAATCTGCTCGTGACCGATATACGAATGCCGGAAATCGGGGGCCTTGATCTTATTGAGCGGTTGGAGAATATGAAGAATCCGCCCGTTGTCATCGTCATTTCCGGTCATCCGGAGTTCGACTATGCACAAAAGGCGTTAAAATTCGGCGTAATCGAATATTTATTGAAGCCGCTGGATAAATTAAAACTCATCCAGGCTGTCGAGCTTGCTCTTCAGCGGGAGGAGAAAATGCACCGGATCGAGCGGATGGAGAAGTTGGTCGATCCGAAGCTCATGGAGACGATGGAGCATGAGAATGCATACAGCACCCCGGTTCGCGACGCGATCCGTTATTTGGACGAGCATTTGCACGAATCGGTATCCATGCGCGACTTGGCGGATCACCTTCATATGAACGCCAGCTATTTCAGCGTGCTGTTCAAGGAACAGACGGGCCTTACATTCAGCGAATATTTGACTAAGCGGAGAATTCAGAGGGCGAAGGTCCTGCTTACGACGACAGCGCTTCCCATTGCCGAGATTGCGGAGAGGGTCGGATACCAGACGGCCAGATATTTCGTCAAAGTCTTCCGCGAGATGGAGCAGGTAAGCCCTGGGCAATATAGAAGCAACGTAAAGGACCCGGACGACACAATCCAATAATAGTGGCATAAATCCCAATCCCTCTATCATTACGGGATGATCGTACCATTGTTACAATTTAATTAAGCGGAATGAAACCGCTAGCATTCGTAGAAAAGGGGTTGTAAACGTGTTCAAGAAAAAATGGACGATGCTGCTATTGACATCATTGTGTCTCGCTTTGGTTTTGGGGGGCTGCGGTTCGAAGGGCAATAACGGCGGCGCATCTCAAGGCGGCGGCGAAGCCACAGGTAATCAAGTCACGGTAAGCTTTATGCATCTCTGGCCTGAAGGCGTATCTGCTGGACAGAACAAAATCGTGAACCAAATCATTACCGAATATCAGAACGAGAACCCTAACGTTAAAATCAAACAAGAGGTATTGGATAACGAGCAGTACAAAAACAAACTAAAAGTACTGTCCGCATCCAACGAACTGCCGGATGTAGGTGTAACCTGGGCGGCGGGATTCCTGCAGCCTTATGTTGAAGGCAATCTGTTTGCTCCTGTAGACGATCTGCTGAACGGCGAGCTGAACGGTAAATTCGTTGCCGGCACGACCGAAGCATATAATATTGACGGAAAAACGTATGCGCTTCCACTAGAGTTCAATATCGCGCCTGTATATTACAATAAAGCGATTTTTGCAAAATACAATCTTGAGGTTCCGCAAACGTACGAGCAATTTAAGCAAGTTGTGAAAACACTGTCCGACAACGGCGTAGCACCGATTGCACTGGGCAACAAAGACCGCTGGACCGGTTCCCTATGGTACATGTACATGGCTGACCGGATTGCGGGACAGCAAACGCTGGCTAACGCGATCAGCGGCTCCGCTTCCTTCAAGGAAGAAGGGCTGATCAAGGCTGCAACGGAAGTTCAAGCGCTCGTAGACAGCAATGCTTTTGTCAAAGGCTTCAACGGCTTGTCCAATGAAGAGGCGAAATCCGAGTTCCTGAACGACAAAGCAGCGATGTACATGATGGGATCTTGGGATCTTCCGAACTTTACAACGAATGAAGAAATTCCGCAGGAGTTCCGCAACAACGTTGGCTTCTTTAAATTCCCGACGGTGGAAGGCGGCGAAGGCGACATCAACAGCTGGGTTGGCGGTCCGGGCGT from Paenibacillus woosongensis includes the following:
- a CDS encoding aspartyl-phosphate phosphatase Spo0E family protein; translated protein: MAQPVIILKKRIEEARQKLHRLEFLYGGLQHPKVLEQSILLDELINKYNRITYRDSVKPSNCEQDIQVVP
- a CDS encoding RDD family protein; this translates as MLLRRAGATLIDYILFAALVRSAMNIDQLFMMQDTHMLFVLLGVILLILSYYVLLEGLTGCTIGKRVMRIRVVNRYGEAPGLYKALIRSVLRVIDCNPLLLGGLPAALGIVMTARGQRLGDTAAHTFVVKACDSPPCTMHRGKEVIAITFAAAPIVLAAILPMIVRVNPFPEGRASKEAYTDEKIHISHNGMFKITTSPDWLFDPNLDNEADISISNRFSNKYLAVFSESKKRFKDGCTLEQYQEYAEQSFAAGLAHSPIYKPRATVINGYPAYQFAVEQEVNGVKVAYIVTTIETKLYYHWITVWTDAAKYKEYQQELHSVIRTFNNFTT
- a CDS encoding cache domain-containing sensor histidine kinase translates to MSKFLRFNTLRNQILLGFMLVMIIVLASVGFFTFGQVSVLLSNNAEKHIQQTAVQATGKLDALLQQINTLTAQVAMSATTQRLLSEEMAGMPISFTDRQLLQQEVRQYEAYATGIRSLELYTADYRRLLPLDDFRLTERVSSEWIDRVDEQMGRLVWFGLDPQNPDGVIAIRSIRLIDQSFSHAGYLMVHIEKSYFELAEATEREMRESMGLFDQSGKTIFSDFPQEVDSRMLLSHVGESITIDGKSYIAIQKQSEATGWTLAILTPMGYVTEGISVLRTTILVSGVVGGLLFLIFTLILSTMITRPILNLIKAMRGARFGTLKTSPITSTTMEIHELNNSYNQMVVDLNELIEVVYEKEILQSRTELKALQAQINPHFLFNTLEAFYWELEDKGEEELAQIVVAMSGLFRYVITKMDEDEWVTLGDELDHAERYLKIMAMRMMDRLSWRIEADEDCRRVPVPKLLIQPLVENAILHGVEQRVGSGTVILRVEQASRPGFTRVTVQDDGPGMDQEKLRSLYAVMRKGHVSATKGHGIGMVNVERRLRLSFDSSTDGLEIKSEKGQGTTVSFEIPNEYGSDMSHEDDTYRG
- a CDS encoding response regulator transcription factor, translated to MKTILIVDDEPRTREGIRKTLEAWSSGRHRIEIASSGVAALEWLQEHEANLLVTDIRMPEIGGLDLIERLENMKNPPVVIVISGHPEFDYAQKALKFGVIEYLLKPLDKLKLIQAVELALQREEKMHRIERMEKLVDPKLMETMEHENAYSTPVRDAIRYLDEHLHESVSMRDLADHLHMNASYFSVLFKEQTGLTFSEYLTKRRIQRAKVLLTTTALPIAEIAERVGYQTARYFVKVFREMEQVSPGQYRSNVKDPDDTIQ
- a CDS encoding extracellular solute-binding protein; the encoded protein is MFKKKWTMLLLTSLCLALVLGGCGSKGNNGGASQGGGEATGNQVTVSFMHLWPEGVSAGQNKIVNQIITEYQNENPNVKIKQEVLDNEQYKNKLKVLSASNELPDVGVTWAAGFLQPYVEGNLFAPVDDLLNGELNGKFVAGTTEAYNIDGKTYALPLEFNIAPVYYNKAIFAKYNLEVPQTYEQFKQVVKTLSDNGVAPIALGNKDRWTGSLWYMYMADRIAGQQTLANAISGSASFKEEGLIKAATEVQALVDSNAFVKGFNGLSNEEAKSEFLNDKAAMYMMGSWDLPNFTTNEEIPQEFRNNVGFFKFPTVEGGEGDINSWVGGPGVGLFVGENSKVKDEAKKFVEYFVTKWGEQSVTGAGVIPATKVDTSNLELPQLYIDLFNEMNQASSVTLFADVQMPANAAETHLNMIQALFGKAVTPEKFSEEHDAAIAKGQ